One Streptomyces sp. CNQ-509 DNA window includes the following coding sequences:
- a CDS encoding SpoIIE family protein phosphatase: protein MTTARAAATFEPVGRSVAAARTFVRDTLQGWGYPEATDDAVVLTSELVTNAIIHAGTAVDVLCIRMADAVRVEVADRHAERELPLHSPQLQATPLDREGGRGLMLCAALASRWGVDYTAEHKRVWFQLSVAEPPAGTRAAGPELPVDELPLAEERIRVAVVRIDRGGLVSEWNDDAHDLFGYEPEKVIGKPLGDLAAWPHTPGTGTGLVEALQLSRWEGSYGIRCNDGRVTPVYASHMRLRDSAGDPSTICLMVRDRERAILQTPLRAPAGDSAGSEGHAGGFPGGNSFEAFIGTPSPDDLDGLLQRTVERARDMLAGDAAYLLLATDDETELEVRASTGLPSARQRFARVPVETGTGRYGSARLPSVHEDLMADPDAVPLLAATGMRSVVSVPLKVEGRLTGSLGVAAEMPGRYTNEEALRLQFAADRIALAVESARLGELERLRRGSLSFLVEASDLLAGTLDRDQTLALMAQMIVPTLATWCAVYTLPEQAEPELSYVLHEDEDRIDDLRALLSRIDPPDAVLVPGARLWRGPGDAAHTLAMRSSFLSLSIAGNTTLAEDAETSLATAATVGGETVVLPLVARNRVIGMLVLGKPTDEHFRQEILELAEDLSRRAALALDNARLYSERTTISQSLQRSLLPPGLPDIPGVEVEVIYRPAGEGNEVGGDFYDLFEIRDGTYGFAIGDVCGTGPEAAAVTGLARTALRLLAREGFGGPAVLERLNAAILDEGARGRFLTLLYGELWPQPDGSAVLKTVCAGHPPPLRLRPDGTVEQATESQPLLGVLDDLELHSEELVLDPGDVLLCVTDGVTERREGTRMLGDEGLVDVLTTCTGLTAGAVAARVLRTVERFAAEPASDDMAILAMRVPGQMNGNGE from the coding sequence GTGACCACCGCGCGGGCTGCGGCCACCTTCGAGCCGGTCGGGCGCTCCGTCGCCGCGGCCAGGACCTTCGTCCGCGACACCCTCCAGGGCTGGGGCTATCCCGAGGCTACAGACGACGCCGTCGTACTGACCAGCGAGCTTGTGACGAACGCCATAATTCATGCGGGTACGGCCGTAGACGTCCTTTGTATCCGAATGGCGGACGCGGTACGGGTCGAGGTCGCCGACCGGCACGCCGAGCGCGAGTTGCCGCTGCACAGCCCGCAGCTCCAGGCCACGCCCCTCGACCGCGAAGGCGGCCGCGGCCTGATGCTCTGCGCCGCCCTCGCCAGCCGCTGGGGCGTCGACTACACCGCGGAGCACAAGCGCGTCTGGTTCCAGCTCTCCGTCGCGGAACCACCCGCGGGCACCCGGGCCGCCGGCCCGGAGCTGCCCGTCGACGAGCTGCCGCTGGCCGAAGAGCGCATCCGCGTCGCCGTCGTCCGCATCGACCGCGGCGGCCTCGTCAGCGAGTGGAACGACGACGCCCACGACCTCTTCGGCTACGAACCGGAGAAGGTCATCGGCAAGCCCCTCGGCGACCTCGCCGCCTGGCCGCACACCCCCGGCACCGGCACGGGACTGGTCGAGGCGCTCCAGCTCTCCCGCTGGGAGGGCTCGTACGGCATCCGCTGCAACGACGGGCGCGTCACCCCCGTCTACGCCTCGCACATGCGCCTGCGCGACTCGGCCGGCGACCCGTCCACGATCTGCCTCATGGTCCGCGACCGCGAGCGCGCCATCCTGCAGACCCCGCTGCGCGCCCCCGCGGGCGACAGCGCCGGCAGCGAGGGCCACGCCGGGGGCTTCCCCGGCGGCAACTCCTTCGAGGCGTTCATCGGCACCCCCTCGCCCGACGACCTCGACGGCCTGCTCCAGCGCACCGTGGAGCGCGCCCGCGACATGCTGGCCGGCGACGCCGCGTACCTGCTGCTCGCCACCGACGACGAGACCGAGCTGGAGGTACGGGCCTCCACCGGGCTGCCCTCCGCCCGCCAGCGGTTCGCCCGCGTCCCCGTCGAGACCGGCACCGGCCGCTACGGCTCCGCCCGCCTCCCGTCCGTCCACGAAGACCTCATGGCCGACCCCGACGCCGTACCGCTGCTGGCGGCCACCGGCATGCGCTCCGTCGTCTCCGTACCGCTGAAGGTCGAAGGCCGCCTCACCGGCTCCCTCGGCGTCGCCGCCGAGATGCCCGGCCGCTACACCAACGAGGAAGCGCTCCGCCTCCAGTTCGCCGCCGACCGCATCGCGCTCGCCGTCGAGTCCGCCCGCCTCGGCGAGCTGGAACGGCTGCGGCGCGGTTCCCTGTCCTTCCTCGTCGAAGCCTCCGACCTGCTCGCCGGCACCCTGGACCGGGACCAGACGCTGGCCCTCATGGCCCAGATGATCGTCCCCACGCTTGCCACGTGGTGCGCCGTCTACACCCTCCCGGAACAGGCCGAGCCCGAACTCAGCTACGTCCTGCACGAGGACGAGGACCGCATCGACGACCTGCGCGCCCTCCTCTCCCGCATCGACCCGCCCGACGCCGTCCTCGTCCCCGGCGCCCGCCTGTGGCGCGGCCCGGGCGACGCCGCGCACACGCTGGCGATGCGCAGCTCGTTCCTCAGCCTCAGCATCGCGGGCAACACGACCCTCGCCGAGGACGCGGAGACCTCCCTCGCCACGGCGGCGACCGTCGGTGGCGAAACCGTTGTGCTGCCGCTCGTCGCCCGCAACCGCGTCATCGGCATGCTCGTCCTCGGCAAGCCGACCGACGAACACTTCCGCCAGGAGATCCTCGAACTCGCCGAGGACCTCTCCCGCCGGGCGGCCCTCGCCCTCGACAACGCGCGCCTCTACTCCGAGCGCACCACCATCAGCCAGTCCCTGCAGCGCAGCCTCCTGCCGCCGGGCCTGCCGGACATCCCCGGCGTCGAGGTCGAGGTCATCTACCGCCCCGCGGGTGAAGGCAACGAGGTCGGCGGCGACTTCTACGACCTCTTCGAAATCCGGGACGGCACCTACGGCTTCGCCATCGGAGACGTCTGCGGCACGGGCCCGGAGGCCGCCGCCGTCACGGGCCTGGCCCGTACGGCACTGCGCCTGCTGGCCCGCGAGGGCTTCGGCGGCCCGGCGGTACTGGAGCGCCTCAACGCCGCCATCCTCGACGAGGGCGCCCGCGGCCGCTTCCTGACGCTCCTCTACGGCGAACTCTGGCCCCAGCCGGACGGCAGCGCCGTCCTCAAGACCGTCTGCGCCGGCCACCCGCCCCCGCTCCGCCTGCGCCCCGACGGCACGGTGGAACAGGCCACGGAATCCCAGCCGTTGCTGGGCGTCCTGGACGACCTGGAGCTCCACAGCGAAGAACTGGTCCTCGACCCCGGCGACGTCCTCCTGTGCGTCACGGACGGCGTGACCGAACGCCGCGAGGGCACCCGCATGCTCGGCGACGAGGGCCTGGTCGACGTCCTCACGACATGTACGGGCCTCACGGCGGGCGCGGTCGCGGCGCGGGTGCTGCGCACGGTGGAACGCTTCGCGGCGGAGCCGGCATCGGATGACATGGCGATCCTCGCGATGCGGGTGCCGGGCCAGATGAACGGGAACGGCGAGTAG
- a CDS encoding HAMP domain-containing protein yields MRDGNFRKRLRVGGDGVMSEIAEVFNEVAERNLHVTGELSRVRRMVGREGKLAERLSAGPCEGSWAAAVDASNALVDDLVRPLADVGRVLTAVAEGDLQQRMDLRPQGQDGAPHPLRGEVLKMGRTVNGLVDQLSVFTDEVTRVASEVGTEGKLGGQAKVRGMSGSWKDLTDSVNTMAYRLTAQVRDIALVTTAVAKGDLSRKVTVHVDGEMLELKNTVNTMVDQLSAFSSEVTRVAREVGTEGELGGQAQVEGVGGVWKDLTDSVNLMAGNLTAQVRGIAQVTTAVANGDLSQKVTVSARGEVAQLADTINTMTETLRTFAGEVTRVASEVGAEGRLGGQAQVPGAAGIWKDLTDSVNTAFSNLTRQVREFAQVTTAVANGDLSQKVTVDVSGEMLELKNTVNTMVDQLSSFGAEVTRVAREVGVEGELGGQAQVAGAAGTWKDLVDSVNTAFRNLTGQVRNIAQVTTAVANGDLSQKVTVDVSGEMLQLKNTVNTMVDQLSSFADQVTRMARDVGTEGRLGGQARVEGVSGTWKDLTDSVNSMASNLTGQVRNIAQVTTAVARGDLSQKIEVDARGEILELKNTVNTMVDQLSSFAEQVTRVAREVGTEGRLGGQARVQGVAGVWRDLTDSVNFMAGNLTGQVRNIAQVATAVARGDLSQKIDVDARGEILELKNTINTMVDQLSSFADQVTRVASEVGTEGKLGGQAEVQGVSGTWKDLTQSVNSMANNLTNQVRSIAEVTTAVARGDLSKKITVDARGEILELVTTVNTMVDQLSSFAEQVTRVAREVGTEGQLGGQARVRGVSGIWKDLTDNVNQMAVNLTSQVRNISQVATAVANGDLTRTVTVEARGEVQQLAATVNTMVKTLSSFAAEVTRVAREVGTDGRLGGQARVPGVSGTWKDLTESVNSMASNLTNQVRNIAMVTTAVASGDLSKKIDVAAQGEILELKTTINTMVDQLSSFGDEVTRVSREVGTEGRLGGQARVPGVSGIWKDLTESVNLMANNLTSQVRQIAQVATAVTRGDLNLKIDVDAYGEMMELQDHINTMIVKLRETTIANKEQDWLKGNLARISGLLQGRRDLADVARLIMSELTPVVAAQHGAFFLVQRTGAEAVVEIGAASGDDAYELRMIGSYGHSGNELPHILRPGETLVGTAAQERRPIVVENVPKGYLKIASGLGQAPPAHVIVLPLIFEGRVLGVVELASFQPFTQIQKDFLGQIAEVIATSVNTISVNSKTEVLLSQSQELAAQLRDRQGELEVRQKALQESNAELEEKAELLARQNRDIEIKNVEIEEAKQGLEERAEQLAVSMRYKSEFLANMSHELRTPLNSLLILAKLLADNGDGNLTPKQVEFAETIHGAGSDLLQLINDILDLSKVEAGKMDVSPTRIALVQLVDYVEATFRPLTAEKGLDFSVRVSPDPPATLSTDQQRLLQVLRNLLSNAVKFTDSGAVELLIRTAKDDVPRAIKEQLLEQGALRDPDAELIAFSVTDTGIGIPSNKMGVIFEAFKQADGTTSRKYGGTGLGLSISREIARLLGGEIHVDSEPGRGSTFTLYLPLHPTELPAPGQAGTGGAVTGALAAGLEQAEAAKAAAAADVEALPSGRTGKSPDGRSGAAELPAGPTTGETGARDASGASGALPGALSVNGGAEQAAPQRSASPRFKGTFRGEKVLIVDDDIRNVFALTSVLEQHGLAVLYAENGREGIEVLEQHEDVAVVLMDIMMPEMDGYATTEAIRRMPQFAGLPIIALTAKAMKGDKEKSIEAGASDYVAKPVDTDRLLAVMTGWMSGE; encoded by the coding sequence ATGCGCGACGGCAACTTCCGCAAGCGTCTGCGCGTCGGCGGCGACGGCGTGATGTCGGAGATCGCCGAGGTCTTCAACGAGGTCGCGGAGCGTAATCTGCACGTCACCGGCGAGCTGTCGCGGGTGCGGCGCATGGTCGGCCGCGAGGGCAAGCTCGCGGAGCGGCTCTCCGCGGGACCCTGCGAGGGGTCGTGGGCGGCGGCGGTCGACGCGTCGAACGCGCTCGTCGACGACCTCGTACGCCCCCTGGCGGACGTCGGCAGGGTGCTGACCGCGGTGGCGGAAGGCGATCTGCAGCAGCGCATGGACCTGCGGCCGCAGGGCCAGGACGGCGCACCGCACCCGCTGCGCGGCGAGGTGCTGAAGATGGGCCGCACGGTCAACGGGCTGGTGGACCAGCTCTCCGTGTTCACGGATGAGGTGACCCGGGTCGCCAGCGAGGTCGGCACCGAGGGGAAGCTCGGCGGCCAGGCGAAGGTGCGCGGGATGTCCGGGTCCTGGAAGGACCTCACGGACTCCGTGAACACCATGGCGTACCGGCTGACGGCCCAGGTCCGCGACATCGCCCTGGTGACCACGGCGGTCGCCAAGGGCGACCTGTCCCGCAAGGTCACCGTGCACGTCGACGGCGAGATGCTGGAACTGAAGAACACCGTCAACACGATGGTGGACCAGCTCTCCGCGTTCTCCTCCGAGGTGACCCGGGTGGCCCGCGAGGTGGGCACCGAGGGCGAGCTGGGCGGGCAGGCGCAGGTCGAGGGCGTCGGCGGGGTGTGGAAGGACCTCACGGACAGCGTGAACCTCATGGCGGGCAACCTGACCGCCCAGGTGCGCGGCATCGCGCAGGTCACCACCGCGGTCGCCAACGGCGACCTGTCGCAGAAGGTGACCGTCAGCGCGCGCGGCGAGGTCGCCCAGCTCGCGGACACGATCAACACGATGACCGAGACGCTGCGCACCTTCGCCGGCGAGGTGACGCGCGTGGCCAGCGAGGTCGGCGCGGAGGGCCGGCTGGGCGGGCAGGCGCAGGTGCCCGGTGCGGCGGGGATCTGGAAGGACCTCACCGACTCGGTGAACACCGCCTTCTCCAACCTCACCCGGCAGGTGCGCGAGTTCGCGCAGGTGACGACGGCGGTGGCCAACGGCGATCTGTCGCAGAAGGTCACGGTGGACGTCTCCGGCGAGATGCTGGAGCTGAAGAACACGGTCAACACCATGGTCGACCAGTTGTCGTCCTTCGGCGCCGAGGTCACGCGGGTCGCCCGCGAGGTCGGCGTGGAAGGCGAACTGGGCGGGCAGGCGCAGGTGGCCGGGGCCGCGGGCACGTGGAAGGACCTGGTCGACTCGGTCAACACCGCGTTCCGCAACCTGACAGGTCAGGTCCGCAACATCGCGCAGGTGACGACGGCGGTCGCGAACGGCGATCTGTCGCAGAAGGTCACGGTGGACGTCTCCGGCGAGATGCTCCAGCTCAAGAACACCGTGAACACGATGGTGGACCAGTTGTCCTCCTTCGCCGACCAGGTGACGCGGATGGCGCGGGACGTGGGCACGGAAGGCCGCCTCGGCGGCCAGGCACGCGTCGAGGGCGTCTCGGGTACGTGGAAGGACCTCACCGACTCCGTCAACTCGATGGCGAGCAACCTGACAGGTCAGGTCCGCAACATCGCGCAGGTGACGACGGCCGTGGCGCGCGGCGACCTCTCGCAGAAGATCGAGGTCGACGCGCGCGGGGAGATCCTGGAGCTGAAGAACACCGTCAACACGATGGTCGATCAGCTCTCGTCCTTCGCCGAGCAGGTCACACGGGTGGCGCGCGAGGTGGGCACGGAGGGCCGCCTCGGCGGGCAGGCCCGGGTGCAGGGCGTCGCCGGCGTCTGGCGGGACCTCACCGATTCGGTCAACTTCATGGCCGGCAACCTGACCGGCCAGGTCCGCAACATCGCCCAGGTCGCGACGGCGGTCGCGCGCGGCGACCTCTCGCAGAAGATCGACGTGGACGCGCGCGGGGAGATCCTGGAGCTGAAGAACACCATCAACACGATGGTGGACCAGCTCTCGTCCTTCGCGGACCAGGTGACCCGGGTCGCCAGCGAGGTCGGCACCGAGGGCAAGCTCGGCGGCCAGGCGGAGGTGCAGGGCGTCTCCGGTACGTGGAAGGACCTCACCCAGTCCGTCAACTCGATGGCGAACAACCTCACCAACCAGGTGCGCAGCATCGCCGAGGTCACCACCGCGGTGGCCCGCGGCGACCTGTCCAAGAAGATCACCGTCGACGCGCGGGGCGAGATCCTCGAACTCGTGACGACGGTGAACACGATGGTCGACCAACTGTCGTCGTTCGCCGAGCAGGTCACGCGGGTGGCGCGCGAGGTGGGCACGGAGGGCCAGCTCGGCGGCCAGGCGCGGGTGCGCGGGGTCTCGGGCATCTGGAAGGACCTCACCGACAACGTGAACCAGATGGCGGTGAACCTGACCAGCCAGGTGCGCAACATCTCGCAGGTCGCCACCGCCGTCGCCAACGGCGACCTGACCCGTACGGTCACGGTTGAGGCCCGCGGCGAGGTCCAGCAGCTCGCGGCCACCGTCAACACGATGGTCAAGACGCTGTCGTCGTTCGCCGCCGAGGTCACCCGCGTCGCCCGCGAGGTCGGCACGGACGGCCGGCTCGGCGGCCAGGCCCGCGTGCCGGGCGTCTCGGGTACGTGGAAGGACCTCACCGAGTCCGTGAACTCGATGGCGTCCAACCTCACCAACCAGGTGCGCAACATCGCCATGGTGACCACCGCCGTGGCCAGCGGCGACCTGTCGAAGAAGATCGACGTGGCCGCGCAGGGCGAGATCCTGGAGCTGAAGACCACGATCAACACGATGGTCGACCAGCTCTCGTCCTTCGGTGACGAGGTGACCCGGGTCTCGCGCGAGGTGGGCACCGAGGGCCGCCTCGGCGGGCAGGCGCGGGTGCCCGGGGTCTCCGGGATCTGGAAGGACCTCACGGAGTCGGTCAACCTGATGGCGAACAACCTCACCAGTCAGGTGCGGCAGATCGCTCAGGTGGCCACGGCGGTGACCCGCGGCGATCTGAACCTCAAGATCGACGTGGACGCCTACGGCGAGATGATGGAGCTGCAGGACCACATCAACACGATGATCGTGAAGCTCCGCGAGACGACCATCGCCAACAAGGAGCAGGACTGGCTCAAGGGCAACCTCGCCCGCATCTCCGGCCTGCTGCAGGGCCGCCGCGACCTCGCCGACGTGGCGCGGCTGATCATGAGCGAGCTGACCCCGGTGGTCGCCGCCCAGCACGGCGCGTTCTTCCTCGTGCAGCGCACCGGCGCCGAGGCGGTCGTCGAGATCGGCGCGGCCAGCGGGGACGATGCGTACGAGCTGCGCATGATCGGCTCGTACGGGCACTCCGGGAACGAGCTGCCGCACATCCTGCGGCCCGGCGAGACGCTGGTGGGCACTGCCGCGCAGGAGCGGCGCCCGATCGTCGTCGAGAACGTCCCCAAGGGTTATCTGAAGATCGCCTCGGGGCTCGGCCAGGCTCCGCCGGCGCACGTCATCGTGCTCCCGCTGATCTTCGAGGGCCGGGTGCTGGGCGTGGTGGAGCTGGCGTCGTTCCAGCCGTTCACCCAGATCCAGAAGGACTTCCTCGGCCAGATCGCCGAGGTCATCGCCACCAGCGTCAACACGATCAGCGTCAACTCCAAGACGGAGGTGCTGCTCAGCCAGTCCCAGGAGCTGGCCGCGCAGTTGCGCGACCGGCAGGGCGAGCTGGAGGTGCGGCAGAAGGCGCTCCAGGAGTCGAACGCGGAGCTGGAGGAGAAGGCCGAGCTGCTGGCCCGGCAGAACCGCGACATCGAGATCAAGAACGTGGAGATCGAGGAGGCCAAGCAGGGCCTGGAGGAGCGGGCGGAGCAGCTCGCGGTCTCGATGCGGTACAAGTCCGAGTTCCTGGCGAACATGTCGCACGAGCTGCGCACGCCGCTGAACTCGTTGCTGATCCTGGCGAAGCTGCTCGCGGACAACGGCGACGGGAACCTGACGCCGAAGCAGGTGGAGTTCGCCGAGACGATCCACGGCGCGGGCTCGGACCTGCTGCAGTTGATCAACGACATCCTCGACCTGTCGAAGGTCGAGGCGGGCAAGATGGACGTGAGCCCCACCCGGATCGCGCTCGTGCAGCTCGTCGACTACGTGGAGGCGACGTTCCGGCCGCTGACGGCGGAGAAGGGCCTGGACTTCTCGGTACGGGTCTCGCCGGACCCGCCGGCGACGCTCAGCACCGACCAGCAGCGGCTGCTCCAGGTGCTGCGCAACCTGCTGTCGAACGCGGTGAAGTTCACCGACAGCGGTGCGGTGGAGCTGCTGATCCGCACCGCGAAGGACGACGTGCCGCGGGCCATCAAGGAGCAACTGCTGGAGCAGGGCGCGCTGCGCGACCCGGACGCCGAGCTGATCGCGTTCTCGGTCACGGACACCGGCATCGGCATCCCGTCGAACAAGATGGGCGTGATCTTCGAGGCGTTCAAGCAGGCCGACGGCACGACGAGCCGGAAGTACGGCGGCACGGGCCTCGGGCTGTCGATCAGCCGGGAGATCGCCCGGCTGCTGGGCGGCGAGATCCACGTCGACAGCGAGCCGGGCCGCGGCTCGACGTTCACGCTGTACCTGCCGCTGCACCCGACCGAGCTGCCGGCCCCCGGGCAGGCGGGCACGGGCGGCGCCGTCACGGGCGCGCTCGCGGCGGGCCTGGAGCAGGCGGAGGCGGCGAAGGCCGCCGCCGCGGCCGACGTCGAGGCGCTGCCATCCGGGCGTACGGGGAAGTCCCCTGACGGGCGCTCAGGCGCCGCGGAGCTGCCGGCGGGACCCACGACGGGCGAGACGGGCGCGCGGGACGCCTCGGGGGCGTCTGGGGCCCTTCCCGGCGCCCTCTCGGTGAACGGGGGCGCTGAGCAGGCGGCGCCGCAGCGGTCGGCGTCGCCGCGTTTCAAGGGCACGTTCCGCGGCGAGAAGGTGCTCATCGTCGACGACGACATCCGCAACGTCTTCGCGCTGACGAGCGTGCTGGAGCAGCACGGGCTCGCGGTGCTGTACGCGGAGAACGGCCGCGAGGGCATCGAGGTGCTGGAGCAGCACGAGGACGTCGCCGTGGTGCTGATGGACATCATGATGCCGGAGATGGACGGCTACGCCACGACCGAGGCGATCCGCCGGATGCCGCAGTTCGCCGGGCTGCCGATCATCGCCCTGACGGCCAAGGCGATGAAGGGCGACAAGGAAAAGAGCATCGAAGCGGGCGCATCGGACTATGTGGCCAAGCCGGTGGATACCGACCGATTGCTGGCCGTAATGACCGGTTGGATGAGCGGAGAGTAA